The nucleotide window TTCGACTATATATGTTCTGAGCACAAAAAGAGGTTTGGGACTTCTGTCCCAAACCCCTAAAGAGTTAATTTAAATTCAGTTCATAGGCTAGGCGTTTACCATCTGGTGTCGGGTTCACGTAAATAATGCCCCGGTACTGATAGCCAAAGGTCCCCACGATGTGTTGCATCCGCTGATTCTGTTCGTGCGTGTCGATTCGCAGATGGCGGACGCCTTGTTGATAAGCTTGCGAAATTAAGTTTGAGAAGAAATAATCACTTAGGCGCTCACCCCGGAAGTCTGCAGAGAGGGCAATCCGGTGGAACGTGGCGTAGGGGTGTTGGGTGTCGTCCCAGTTGCCAGCTTGAATTTTCTGGTAAGTGGGTTCTTCCCCAACAATCAGGGTGGCTGTGCCAGCGAGTTGACCATTAACGATCAAGACCCAACAGTGGTGCTGGGCAATGTCTTCGGTCAGCGTGGCTCGGTTGGGGTGGCCATCCTGCCATTGGCTACTACCGTCGGATTTTAACA belongs to Levilactobacillus yonginensis and includes:
- a CDS encoding GNAT family N-acetyltransferase translates to MSNIYMRSAQPADLDQIMTIIDQAKALLKSDGSSQWQDGHPNRATLTEDIAQHHCWVLIVNGQLAGTATLIVGEEPTYQKIQAGNWDDTQHPYATFHRIALSADFRGERLSDYFFSNLISQAYQQGVRHLRIDTHEQNQRMQHIVGTFGYQYRGIIYVNPTPDGKRLAYELNLN